The following is a genomic window from Marinobacter bohaiensis.
TGAAAAAGTTCGGTAGAACTTCGCCGAACGACCTGCCGAGCTGTGCCGGTTATAATGGCATAAGGGTCTTGGCTTGCCCAATGACCGTTTTCTCATACGCCTGGGTCGGTCTCGTCGTGTGTGGGTAAAGGGTGCCCGAGTCGGCCCCGGCCCCGGAGCGCAAGCATCGCCTGACACGCATCGGATCCATGGTCAGGAAGCATGGATAGAAAACGTGGATAGATAAACTGGATCGGATAGATAGGTGATATTGCGGAAGGCGGCGGGTGGCGCTGCCGATTTGCCGTCGCTAGAATGATCGGCAGGTTGTTTTTTATACCCGAATCTTCTTGGAAGGCTACAGGTTTATCGCGGATTCATGGCATTACTGACGCTGGGCATCAATCATCGGACGGCTCCGCTGGAATTGCGGGAGCGAGTCGCCTTTACTCCCGAGACCATGGCGGAGGCCTTCTCGGCGTTGACGGTGGCGGTTGGCGTCAAGGAAGCCGCGATCCTCTCCACCTGTAACCGCACCGAGCTTTACCTGGCTGCCGAGGACGACTGCGCCGATACCGTGATCCAGTGGCTGGCGGGATTCCATGACATGGACCCGGCCGATCTGGCGGAAGCCTTCTATATACACGCCAACGGCGACGCCGTGCGCCATATGATGCGCGTCGCCTGCGGCCTGGACTCCATGGTGCTGGGCGAGCCCCAGATCCTGGGCCAGCTCAAGGACGCCTACGCCACCGCCCGCGCCCACAGCGCCAGTGGTTCGCTGCTGTCGCGGCTGTTCGAGCAGAGCTTCTCGGTGGCCAAGCGCGTGCGCACCGAGACCTCCATCGGCGAAAACCCGGTCTCCGTGGCCTACGCGGCGGTGAGCCTGTCGCGCCACATCTTTTCCGACCTGCGCAAGAACAAGGCCCTGCTCATCGGCGCCGGCCAGACCATCGAGCTGGTGGCCCGACATCTGCGTGAGGCGGGCGTACCGGACATCATCGTCGCCAACCGCACCCTGGAGCGCGCGCAGGCGGTGGCCAGTGAATACGACGGGCACGGCATCCTGCTTTCCGACATTCCAGAGCACCTGCCCGGCGTGGACATCGTGATCGCCTCGACCGCGAGCCAGTTGCCGGT
Proteins encoded in this region:
- the hemA gene encoding glutamyl-tRNA reductase, giving the protein MALLTLGINHRTAPLELRERVAFTPETMAEAFSALTVAVGVKEAAILSTCNRTELYLAAEDDCADTVIQWLAGFHDMDPADLAEAFYIHANGDAVRHMMRVACGLDSMVLGEPQILGQLKDAYATARAHSASGSLLSRLFEQSFSVAKRVRTETSIGENPVSVAYAAVSLSRHIFSDLRKNKALLIGAGQTIELVARHLREAGVPDIIVANRTLERAQAVASEYDGHGILLSDIPEHLPGVDIVIASTASQLPVLGKGAVERALKVRKHRPYFMVDIAVPRDIEPEVSQLDDVYLYTVDDLRQVIEENLRSREGAAREAERLIESGVEEFQYQLRALDAVSTLKQYRQHAEDLRDREVERALKALRNGGDPETLLRSLGRGLTNKLLHEPSVQVRRAAAEGRPEITHWLRELHQLGRSEDGKPVEPRVSLKPVPTDKRAAEPDTASHTPFNDKI